One genomic segment of Mobula hypostoma chromosome 2, sMobHyp1.1, whole genome shotgun sequence includes these proteins:
- the oser1 gene encoding oxidative stress-responsive serine-rich protein 1 codes for MESEGKGGEDEESLQMAFKKLKVDSERAAPASVHINTETATPRTSLRGSTDGPKPRTVCSSKESWHGSTRKPPRGTIRTQRRRRSKSPILHPPKFTYCSSIAPAASSQAKHSNQAEPYQGLAVQPPKECCKAGQPEAVFGAKVPTVFSLESSGESASVNGTKSCTDPRSEPPKQALETSQESKPTSDFQSLSQLHQSDPCRCLQGNECHCKRWQDVEVYSFTGLRSVISECERDAAEAGRHISPCRRTQPGSGATGSPRSCSEEARAFVEDITIEDLSGYMEYYLYIPKKMSHMAEMMYT; via the exons ATGGAATCCGAAGGGAAAGGTGGTGAAGATGAGGAGAGCCTGCAGATGGCATTCAAAAAACTTAAAGTGGACTCTGAACG TGCTGCGCCTGCATCTGTCCACATAAACACTGAAACAGCTACTCCGAGGACATCACTGCGAGGCAGCACTGATGGACCGAAACCCAGGACAGTGTGTTCTTCCAAAGAAAGCTGGCATGG CTCCACCAGAAAGCCACCACGTGGTACTATCAGGACACAGCGGAGAAGACGTTCCAAATCGCCAATTCTTCATCCTCCTAAATTTACATATTGCAGTTCGATAGCACCTGCTGCCAGTTCTCAGGCAAAACACAGCAACCAAGCAGAGCCTTACCAGGGCCTCGCCGTCCAGCCTCCCAAAGAGTGCTGCAAGGCCGGGCAGCCTGAAGCTGTGTTTGGCGCTAAAGTTCCTACTGTCTTCTCACTGGAGTCTTCGGGAGAATCTGCCAGTGTAAATGGCACCAAATCATGCACTGACCCTCGCTCCGAGCCTCCTAAGCAGGCGCTGGAGACGAGCCAGGAGTCCAAGCCCACGTCGGATTTCCAGTCTCTGTCGCAGCTTCATCAGAGCGACCCGTGCCGCTGCTTACAGGGGAACGAGTGCCACTGCAAGCGCTGGCAAGATGTCGAGGTGTACTCCTTCACTGGGCTCCGCAGCGTCATATCAGAGTGTGAGAGGGACGCAGCCGAGGCCGGCCGGCACATCTCACCTTGCCGAAGAACTCAGCCGGGCTCTGGGGCCACGGGCTCACCACGCTCTTGCTCTGAGGAGGCCCGGGCATTTGTGGAAGATATCACCATCGAAGACCTTTCGGGATACATGGAATATTACTTGTACATCCCCAAAAAAATGTCACATATGGCTGAAATGATGTACACTTAA